The Trichomycterus rosablanca isolate fTriRos1 chromosome 6, fTriRos1.hap1, whole genome shotgun sequence DNA segment agagtgttgggtcttgtgtctctcaactttctcttcacaatatcccacagattctctatggggttcaggtcaggagagttgtcaggccaattgagcacagtaataccatggtcagtaaaccattcaccagtggttttggcactgtgagcaggtgccaggtcgtgctgaaaaatgaaatcttcatctccataaagcttttcagcagatggaagcatgaagtgctccaaaatctcctgatagctagctgcattgaccctgcccttgataaaacacagtggaccaacaccagcagctgacatggcaccccagaccatcactgactgtgggtacttgacactggacttcaggcattttggcatttccttctccccagtcttcctccagactctggcaccttgatttccgaatgacatgcaaaatttgctttcatccgaaaacagtactttggaccactgagcaacagtccagtgctgcttctctgtagcccaggtcaggcgcttctgccgctgtttctggttcaaaagtggcttgacctggggaatgcggcacctgtagcccatttcctgcacacgcctgtgcacggtggctctggatgtttctactccagactcagtccactgcttccgcaggtcccccaaggtctggaatcggcccttctccacaatcttcctcagggtccggtcacctcttctcgttgtgcagcgttttctgccacactttttccttcccacagacttcccactgaggtgccttgatacagcactctgggaacagcctattcgttcagaaatttctttctgtgtcttaccctcttgcttgagggtgtcaatgatggccttctggacagcagtcaggtcggcagtcttacccatgattgcagttttgagtaatgaaccaggctgggagtttttaaaagcctcaggaatcttttgcaggtgtttagagttaattcgttgattcagatgattaggttaatagctcgtttagagaaccttttcatgatatgctaattttttgagataggaattttgggttttcatgagctgtatgccaaaatcatcagtattaaaacaataaaagacctgaaatatttcagttggtgtgcaatgaatctaaaatatatgaaagtttaatttttatcattacattatggaaaataatgaactttatcacaatatgctaattatttgagaaggacctgtatagcCTTTGTACTCAAGACACATTcggtaaaaaacaaacaaggttaGCTACTATTTACGAGTATTTGATACTGTTCGGCTTTTAAAGCCAATGTAGTAAGCATGTATTTACCATTTATACACATGACAATAAATGAAGGACTGTAtcagaggctgttatagcagttTTTATTGGATAGTTTTTTACTTGGCAACCCAAGGTGCACAGCTACAATAAGTTAGGGACTGAGGAAAAACTGCTGTAAAACTTACTTTGCGAAAGCTTCTAGATCTTTGGCAAATATTTCTGCAATTCAAAAACAAAGTGATTCATATGTTAAACAAATTTATATTAATGCCAAACCTGTGACTACAAAGACAAATCAATCGTACCACATTGTCGAAACGTGGTTTCAGCAATTGCAGCTATAGCCTGTCGACTTATCTGTTTCTCGCACTCTGCCGCTGTGCTTTCACAAAGTTTTCCAACTGTGTAGTGCACAGCAGCCTTCAGTCtctgaaacaataaaacaacaatgcATGAAAAATCACAGTATGGAGGTGAAAGTGACCACAACATAGAGAAAACAACAGAAATAAACTACCATGCTAAACAAATGGTTATGGTACAGTTAGAGTTAATGTaggtttttgtttctttatggATGATATAAACATACACAGATGTGCCAAAACATTCAAACCACCCCTTAAAATGTGCATGGCATCTTTTAGCAATTGTGCATGTGATGTTCAgggatatatttaatgttaggCTGATGGTAGTAATCTGTGGTTCTTGAGTTGAATATAGCAGATCAGATCAGACATAAAAACCTTTGTGATTACAGCCTGTTATAAGGGCCAAATCATTTTTGCCAGATGACTGAATTCTCTTTCAAACAGTAACTTGTGCTCACAGGCCACTGTGGCGAGTACCACAACAGTGGTTTGAGGAAGGACGATCCACTAACCACCAACAGGCAGCCAAGACTGGACATAAAGGCTGTGGCGTCTGGAATGGACCAACAGAtgggctcaaattgcagataattttaaCACTGGTCACAACACTGTGCATTAAACCTTTTTGAGTATGGGTCTATAAAGTCGCAGACCAGTCAAACTCCTGTCAGCTGCCAATAGCACAATGCTAATGCAGGCATCAGCACTGAACCGTGGGGCAATAGAAGATGGTCAACTGCTCTGATGCTGTTGATCCTGTTTTTTCTAATATCACATGGTCAGTCGTGCACATGCGCATCATTTACCCACATAAGTGATGGCACTAGGATGCACTGTTGGACGATTACCCTTACGACTACTGGATCCTTTCAGGTAcaagataccacaggactccttagatgtcttgtggagtccaggtCTTCACAGGTCACAACTGTTATTACACCAGGTTTTGGCTTCTTGAAGAGAAAATTAAATGTTTGGCTATTTTCTAAtatgaaaatgtaattttaaggaTTTAACCCCTAAACAATTTCTGATAAAGAAGGCAAAGGAACCCAAAACAGAAATCCTTGGGGTTGAATAAACAACCCACTATTATACTACCATAACCCATTTGTACTGGATATTTCTGCCATTTAACCTATTAGTAATAAGATTTTATgactttctttattgttttctataAAAACAATTTCCAGGAATGTCAACCATATGAGCTTTAATGGATTACTACAATAACAGTGTTTATTATAGCTAATGGATACAGAGGTCTACAATAAGGTTTCAATAGTAAAACTATCATTCATATTTTAGAATGTTTTGGTTTGAGtttgaattatttaagtcaCAGCGGGTTAATATTGGTTTGTAACTTTAATAAAACttgaaattaaacaaataaggGTTTTAATTGCAGATAGGACATTTCCAGGATTAGTGACACCACTTTTCTTGTTGTTGCAAACACAATAACGTgtaatagaaaaaataataataaaataaagcaataagccactcgagactcgCAATTTttatcatagcagtaacgcacggtctcgagtggcttattgcttttataaaacggcggtgaacataaaatataataaaatacaacaatgttcaatttataaatgtttttatttacaaaaacacttacaaaaagcattcttccgcgaaatcaggtagtccgttaacagtgttgctaggcaacatcaGGGctaacataacattcgcaataaacattcctccacaaacactattacactatttcttggacgaaacacccgcttaatgattaggattactgtttatattaatctggacatttccatgtatagtacatgacttcaAATAGTGTTCaaacaagtttgtactttttcttttcagtggcgtattaatatggaatgatgtgaggtggtcataggtgtgcgtatattGGGGGATTTTACAAAGGCTTccaacgcggctcagccaatcagattttaggaccggaactatccgttgtATAATAGAGACATGTATAATGGAGACGTGTAAGAAACAAACTGACACTGCGTTATCGTGTTCAGGAAAAAAAAGTTGAAGCATTAAAGTGTTTTTAAGTTCCACAATCAGTTAAAAGCTGTTAGCTGTTAGAGGCGaagagaaaaacaacaaaataaacttTCATGTGGAAGTGCTGCAGCTACTCCAGCCGGTCGGTGATGTTCTTACCTGTATATTCGCTTCATCCTCATCCATTGTGATCTTTATAAGCGTTCTCAGCTTCTTATACAAGTAACTACTTTAGATTTAGATTAGAAAACGAAACTAGCAGCACTTTTACGATCAGATGGTTAAAAATTGCGCGAAACGAGGCGTTAGTTTGGAGCAGCTCTGTTACTGAGTAATGAAAGCAGCGTCCTCTGCTGATGAGGAGTCAAACTTCTTCAGGCTCCCATCGGCTGAACAGATTCAGGCCAATTCCAAAATCTCATACTACTCTAAGATCAGATAATGGACATACTGTACCCTGAAACCATAAAGTACACTCATCGTGTGTGGGATTTACACACAGTCTGAAACACTGCTGGAAATTCCTACAGGCTGTTGGTGAGAGCATGCCTATGCCACCCTAAAACAGTAACTACACCATTGATAAGATGCCATTTACTTGTTGGACGCAGATTGGAGGAAACCATCCGGCGCAAACTCAAACATGAAGAGAACTTTGTTTTCAAAGGTTATGACCTGTGCACCTTTAAATAGGACAAGGGTTACTAAAAATTGagatttaaaaatgtttcaagTCTTTCGGAAtagtaatttaaaaatatttattcacaaaatgcattaaaacaccaACTTTGTTAGTAGTTTTTATTTGCCTTATCTGTAACACCatctgatatttcatttatttatttatttccgtAACATATTTtaccagatagatagatagatagatagatagatagatagatagatagatagatagatagatagacagacagacagacagacagacagacagacagacagacagacagatacacagatacATAGATACAAGTGATGTATTGTAGAGTAATGTGACGTCATGTGTTTAAATAATAGACTTTGACACAAAAATGCATGTGACTAAGTGTTGTACTTGTATCACCCATACCACACATTTTTTCTGACATATACACTAGATGTGTTAATAGTGTTAATAATAATTCTCTTCAATGTTTGGAGTGCTTTGAACAATGAGAAAACATAATGGTTAATGTTAGACATTTGTTTGCACTCGaatagtgtaatttatttggtCTTCACTGTAAAACCTTACAGTATTGTTACAAaatatttgtcattataaaacAGTATGCATGTGATAAAAATGTATtctataacaaaatattaatcacAATAATTGCTAGTTTAGGTCCAAAACTCGAACATGTCTAAACAGAATTCACATTAAGCTGTTCTTTTATAGGTTTGCTTGCAGATTTGGTCTTCACATCTGAGCTCCTAAAAGAATAAAGATACAAAACAGGTAAGTGAACTGTATAAAATCACTGCAACATTGTTTTAAGTTAGAAATATGAATATACCAGGTAGAGAGTATCTCCCTCTATCCAGTGAGTCCATcccctgtttttcttttctccttTTTGTACACACACAAGCTTATTACCGTCCCAGTTCACCACCGTCTGCAAATGAACAATAAAATTATCACTGGTGTCACAACTGATCCTGAAACCTCACTCATGCTAGTATAAAGGCTAGACTGCAGGCTTACTATTTTTCACTAGCTAGCTGACAGTGAATCAGATGTGTATCATTACatgaataaaattacattttatgaaatattttatatagttttatattAATGAAAATATTTTGTGTGAGTAGTTAGGTCAGGACTGTATGACTAGTGTTACGCATTGCAGTGTTGAGCTTGTTTAAGTTAAGATTTGGCTGCTGGTAAATAAATTGCTCTGACAAACATAAGCTAACCTAAATTCTTAGCAGTTAACCAGCCTACTACTATGAGACAGCATAAAGACAGATGATTTATTTTCAAATCACATGTTCCGACAActgaaaaatatacatttagatCCTGATATTTATGATGTTTCTATGGAACTTGTTGgatataaaacaaaacatactaAGCGAAGTATTATTCTGCATAAATTATCCCTCTCAtagtgtgttaatgtgtatgtttgtgcacCGACCTGGCATTTTCTGTTGTCCAGACCTTTGGTAACCTCCTCGAACTGTTCACCAACTTTAAATACGCATGAGTAATTCCTAAAGCTGGTCAGAGTTCTGATGTTGAAAGAGTCTCCATCTTGCTCAATCACTTTCTGTGGCTTTAACACCCCAGCTATTTTTCGTGTAGCAAAGTCAATCCCTGTATTTAAGTGGAAAAAACACATTTGGTTTTTGTGatgatttattcatctttaataaCACGAGTAAGGAGAAGTATATTGACTGCAGGGCATCACATATCTACTCTTTTACTTATCTACACCTAAAGGCAAATTATAATCACAACAGACATGTACAGTAACCAAAAATGAGATTTGAATGCAGGGATCTTGGAGCTGTGCAACATTCACACCACCTGTTACTCTCTCCATGGTGCCACTAAAGTCCTAAAATACTATTTATGGTTATCGTGGTTAAAAGAAGAAAGACTTACAACACTACCAAACTGAATTTAAGTACAAGAATGTAAATAGGTTTAAAACAGTAAATGTAATGgacactaacaataataataataataataataaaaactaaaatcagATGATTCTAACCTATTAAAAACTGTAATCAATACTGCCTTATTACAGATTACTACAAACAAGCAGGAAAAGGGTTGGCTACTATTAACTGGGCTTGTGTTTAAGTAATTAAGTGTTTGTTCACTGTGATTGTCACCTTGTCCAAAAAATCATCTTAGATTAAGAACAATCCTTTGGTCTTCTGTGTAAAATTACTAAATGTATTTACTAAATGTATTTTTCTAAACTGATTTGTTTTGCGGATATGTTACTATAAGACTATAAGACTGTGatcatttcttttaaaaatatatactgcTTTGTTTATGTCTGTGTTccatacaaatatttaaattatcctaCTCACCAAGAGCAACCATGTACGCTTCAAAGTTCTCATTTTCCACAATGTCCCATGTTCCATTATAATTGGCTGGCATTCTTGAGATTCACTGTGAACAGTCAGAAGCTGTTTCAGTATCTGCACACTTACGGACCCACCAGCTGGAATTTAAGCTAATTTAAGTGTGTAAAAGGGCACAGATGTAATGTGTCATATTTCAGTCCTGTGCTTGGTATGTAGTAATTTGGGGCAGGGGTGACCCCTTCTACACAATGTCTGTTTTAAATAACTGGTTGGGCCATTGTGCTGCTAATTGCaactatatataaatactttCAGGTCCCTTTTTTCAAGGATGTTTGGGGAGGAACAATGGGTTTGGCTGTGGACCGAAAATACAATGTGTGCAAGTTGAACTGTTTAAGGTATGCAGTTATTGTATTGCTAAATGTTTAGCTTTTTTAAATCAACTCACCATCTCTTTGACAAAATAGTCTTGATACACAGTACCAATATTGTGACACAACAGTGctggcagtaaaaaaaaaaacaatagccAACTTATATGGAAAGTTATCAATGGGTTTGGCACATAATTGAGGGTtagttttacatcatcatctGCCTTTCACCTATTGTTGGGTTTTAGAGGAGGCTCGCAGCTGCACTCACATCGACTTTTTTTGTCGGTTGTCTTTGGTCGCAGCAGAACTAAATCGGCCACCGGTGAGCATGTCACAGCAAAGATAACaaaagttattgttttcttGTTTATGTGAAATTTGCTGAATCAATGATGAAGGTATATAATCTTGGTATTTTTTAAtttggttgatgtagtgggTTAACAGGTTAATGACGTAGGCTATAGGCACTTTAAAATAGATTGAAATAGATTATCACAAGGAATCTTTAATATACAAATATCCGATTGATTTTCCTGTCCCATCAAGTGTCATTCTTTTTTACTGTTCTTAATCAAATGCAACAGATCCCCGCTCTAGGCtccctggttgagaaccactggcatAGACTACATCCCATCAGACAAAACCAGATGATCATGACGTTGTTCCAACCACAAGTTTAGATATTAATCatatatttaaacacatttataacgaCTTATAATGTGACcaaatacagtccaagcaattgaggacgGACCTTGacaaacagtggcaagctggctgTTGAACCAGGCTTGAACCCGTGACCTTACAATTAGTCTAGTACCTGAACCGCTGACCCAACACCAACCTTACTGCTTTAGCAGTTATGCAAGTTATTTTACACTTATCCTTATACTAAGTGATGGAGAGGCATACCATGCAGGACAGGGATGTTCAATCATATTCACACAGGCTGGATTGGCTGCAGGTTTTTATACCAACAAAGTGGAAGCTACATTTGATTCCAGTTGTCCAACCAGATAATAAAATACCAAATTTATTGTTAGCTGTATTAGATAAAGTCCCAACTTTAGTCCCAAAGTACCAGTGCTAATAAAAACCTGCTGCAACACCGaccatttgtatttttgtattttagttttttggaTATATTCTGGATCAGTTACAGTGAATGGATAAATGCATGtcttattacagtttattgtgTACATTTCTACACTGTTTTCATTGTGTAATTTAAAGATTACAAAcacaataaattattaatatgtgCCTTTTTAACTAATTTATGTACACtatctggccaaaagtatgtgaacaaccATTCtcattattaagttcaggtgtttctgtCACATCCATTGGTAAAAGGTGCAAAAAAAAGACACTGTTTGGTGTAGAAAATCTCTAGTGGCCTACACAAAAATAAACTGGGACTTAGACTGTAAGCCTCgattaacatcagtgcctgacattATGAATGCTTGTTTGACTGAATAGATACAAATTTCCAGTAGCAATTTTGTGCAAAGACTGGTGACTGTTTTTGAATAAATGTCACGTtcaaatgtccacatacttttggctatattgtTTGCATTAACATAGACCCGATTGATTCAGCTACCAGTGAATAACAGTGAATATTTTGCTGTGTAGTGTTCAGTCTGTCCACTGGATGGTGCAATCCTGCAGTGCTCGTGTGAAACGGCTTACATTTTACTTCACAAGAAAAACTGCACTTCTCTCTGGTGGGTGGAATTACTATTTTTCTTATTTCACCTTCATTAATTTGTTCTTTTAATGATGTCATTTAATGTAGGACCTTCTACATGTATGACCTTCTGTGTCTCTACAGCTTTTCTCAGCTTGCAAAAGAAATGTTTCATCACTTTTTGGTTCATGCAGCTTTTCAAAGCAGCAGGCGGCTTCCACCAGACCAAAGGCTACGATtgtaagatgctgaactggaagGATTTTGAAATACTCTGCTTACAAAACACATACAATTGATACATGATGCTAAATGAATTTTTGTATGTTCTTTCAACTaacatgaaatatttaaatatttgtatatcTCATCTTAACTTGCAGTCAAATTGTTCTTTTTATCTTCGTGGTGCTTTTCCTGACACCCCAGATCTATGTATTGACAAGGCAAGTGATACAGCATTTATAACCCTTAACTTTATTTAAAGAGGAACGGTTGGTCACCTAGTCAAATAGTTATACAGCACATCGTTATCCACCTCAGGAAATGTAAGTATCTAAAGGTAACCTAGATGGCCAAtggaaaaacatgaaaaactccTTACAGTCAGTGACTGGAGGTCAGGATCAAACACAGGTTCTCAGGTccagtgttgctgtgtggcagcCACTCCAGTTAATAAAAGAAACACATTATTAAACAGAGGAAtaacatgtttaataaatacatttaaatgtcaAGCCAGTTActaaatgtgtatttatggTATAAAAGTGATGATATTAAgatatttacaatattatgaCTCATGATTAGGTAGGAGTAAGACAATTTTTCACAAACTATTGTTAGTAACTGCACATTTCTTTGCATGTTGCCAGACCCAAGTCTTCCCGCTTCTGTGAAAAGCCACTTCTGAACAATCTTATAGCCATTATCGTGTTCTCCTTTATGGCTACAGGTAGTCATTCTCTGTTACGTAAATAATACTActtaatgaatattaaatatgCATGTTTATGGTGATACTTTCTGTCTCTGTTAAAGGGTTAGCTGTGACTCTTACTCTCACTGACCCTGTGCCCAAGAGTATCAGGGCAGCTTACCACACATTTGGAGTGCTTTCATTTACCCAGGGACTTTGTACCATCTTCCTGACCTTCACTGCCCACCAGTGTGTAAGTAAATTACATGACTCAACAGTTCAAACATGTAGCAGTTACTTCTACCCACTGCCTTAATAGAGGTTTgtatttagaaataataaagaTGATGTGTTTTAGGAGAAGACCACTCCAGAGCTGTATCTGGTTTCAATGGTATTTTCATGGGCTTGCATTATATCAACAGGTAAATTAGCTGAAACCAGTTTAATTCtcattaaaccattaaaaaagacaaatgtATTTAAAGCAGTATGTCACTTCTTAGTAATTTAAATTCACTTTGCTTGCAAATATTTAAATTGGATAAGGCATATGGGaactttttattaaattaaacttaTTATATATCTTAAACTTGTACATGTCTATACCAatgttacttttttattttttatttatttatattgtgttttCGGATGTGGGCACTCTGGTGGTACAGATGTAAAATAGAAATAgaccatttattatttttcatatatacatatacacatatacagtacacctgaattctttttccacatatcccagcttgtttggaagctggggtcagccattgtgcGGTACaattggagcagacagggttaagggctttgctcaagggcccaacagtggctgcatggcagagccggatTTGAATCTAGAATCTTCCGATTGCtagaccaaagctctacccactaggttaccactgtcccaaaaatCAGACTAGCTTACTAATAAACTGCTGTCGGCTcttcgggcatctacacagacataat contains these protein-coding regions:
- the LOC134316908 gene encoding uncharacterized protein LOC134316908, giving the protein MFHHFLVHAAFQSSRRLPPDQRLRFQIVLFIFVVLFLTPQIYVLTRPKSSRFCEKPLLNNLIAIIVFSFMATGLAVTLTLTDPVPKSIRAAYHTFGVLSFTQGLCTIFLTFTAHQCEKTTPELYLVSMVFSWACIISTVFFTVRGFLWMIYRMHPNWFREAACL
- the rbp7b gene encoding retinoid-binding protein 7, which encodes MPANYNGTWDIVENENFEAYMVALGIDFATRKIAGVLKPQKVIEQDGDSFNIRTLTSFRNYSCVFKVGEQFEEVTKGLDNRKCQTVVNWDGNKLVCVQKGEKKNRGWTHWIEGDTLYLELRCEDQICKQTYKRTA